CCTCGCTCTGCCACACTCCGGATTCGGATTGTGCACGGCACCCACCCGCATCCTTCCCCGCAGTGTCTCCCCTGCGGCCCGGGCGGCAAAGGACGCTGCTTCGGACCGAGCATCTGCTGCGCGGACGAGCTGGGCTGCTTCGTGGGCACCGCCGAGGCGCTGCGCTGCCAGGAGGAGAACTACCTGCCCTCGCCCTGCCAGTCCGGCCAGAAGCCCTGCGGGAGCGGGGGCCGCTGCGCCACAGCGGGCATCTGCTGCAGCCCCGGTGAGCAGGAGGGGGCCCAGCAGGGTGGCCCGGCAGGGAGCCGTCGGGCTTGCAGCTCAGGCCACTGACCCATTTCTCTTGCAGATGGCTGCCGCACGGACCCCGCCTGCGACCCTGAGTCTGCCTTCTCCGAGCGCTGAGCCCACTTTGTGGTGGTACCTTTAGCGCGCTTCCTTCATTCCCCATGGccactgtgagaaaaaaaagaaaagaaaagaaaagaaaaataaagtagatttCCTCTTCAAATTTGACTGGTGTCTAATTGTCGGaaacaggagggaggaaaggcacCGGGAACGCTGTGGATCTTGGCATTTCGGAGCAAGAGCAGTCCAGCAAGCTGCTCGGGGGACTGCGGGGTGCTCTATGGGTTGCCATCTCTCATTAGCCCCATGTCCCACCCCTAACTGGGCTGGGCCTGCGGCAGACAGACTAAAGAGCAGCATTTGGAAGTCCAAACAGCAATGGTGGACTTCTGTGGGAAAGGGCAACGCCTAACAAGGGACTGAGGAGCATAACAAGGCAGGCTAGGAGGCAGGGAACTCGTCCAGTCACTTCCAGATCTGAGAGGGGGCTTTAGCTGCGACCTCAGAGGTTGAGGGGGCAATCCTGGCCTAGAAGGAAGGGTCTTGGCCAGGGGAAGGTAGTTACAGAACCATAAGGTTTGCACAGAGCTGAATTCTCACGCAGGCCCCAGGGAAGCCACAGCTGGAAAGAACAAGAACCAACTGGCCTCTCCTCTGCTGTCCCCAGGGCGGGACCCCCTGACCGCCTCTGCAGGACAGCGTGCTCTGGGGAGACATGGGATCTAAGAGCAGTGGGCACAAGTGACCACAAAGCACAGAGCCCACAGACAAGCAGAAATTCACAATCTATACTGCTCCCCTACCGCTGGATTAAATACCGCCCTTGCCACGAAGAGCGCCTCACTTGGCTGCCCGTGTTCTCAGCAGTGAGAGCAGAAGCGAGGGCATGCCGGCCTCCACGTCTCCACAGGGGCACGAGCACGAGCTGTTGAGCTGTCGGAACAAAGTGTGATGGCTTGGGTGGAGCCCAGGGGCCGGAAGTCTTTCCCACGCAGTTAAGGTCCTGGGCTCCATTCCATCGTAGCAAataagtaaacaagcaaacaagcactTTCTGTGGTTCTCCCACTCAGAAAATGAACACAGATGCCACACGGCCCCCACAGGTGGGATTCACAGACAGGGTGGAGGCCAAAAAGATATACGAAAGATTgatttaggtttttctttttctttttcctttttggttcttCATTTTCTGGGGCTGGCTTTtaaagttagttttgttttgttttgtttttttttaaattttatgacatttattctactaaatttccatttctctgtacGTGTCTCTGGGTGAGTCCGTGTACTGAGTGCAGTGCCCAcggggaccagaagagggcatcagatcccctgacaCAGGACGGGTGGTTATGAGTCATcctaagtgggggaggggaacagagcTGGGGTCTTCCGCAAGAGCAGTGTGATCGCTTCCCTCccgagccgtctccccagcctgAGAATTGTCTCAATTACTTTTCACTATTGCTTcgctgtgtgtttgggggtggtaCACGCGCCACAGCATccacgtggaggtcagagcactCCTGGCATTTGCTCACACAAGCCTCTTTGTTCCCGGAGGCTGCAGAGAGGAGGCCAAGCATCTACTATGAATTCTAGGAGTGCCCATCAATGGCTCCGTAGCTGAGGGAGGGACTccctaaaagggaaaaaaaaaatagcatgtcCAGCAAGCACAGGTAGAGTGGGCAGCCGCAATTCCTCTCCTTGAGAAACAGGAGCCTGATTCTTCCAGAAGCAGGTGGAGGAAAGGTCCTGGAGGTCCTGGAGGAAGGACAGGCTGGTGGGGGGCTGACTTGGTCGTTAAGGTCAGTTAAGAGGAGGACTGGGATTCAGTTCATAGTGCCCACATGGTAAGCtgtaactacctgtaactctaggtccagggaatccgatgccctctcctgacctctgcagcactaggcacacacatgatgcccatacatacatatataatgggaaaacacccatatacataaacgaataaaaaagagaagcaaatgagaaggggagggaaggagggcagagcCAAGTGCTGTGCTGGCGACATCGCTGCTCCAGAATTGGATGCGCCAAAGGGAATGAAGTACGTCAGTCTGGTCGCTACCATGAGCCCTGCTGCTGTACTCTGAGTCTCTCTGAGTCCCTAGATATGGTTGCAGTCAAGAGTCATAGAAACGCCCCTAGCAGCTGCTaccttttccccctctcccctctctcccccctcttccatCTCCATGGTACTGGGGGCCAAATCCAGGCCAGGGAAGCCTTCTGCTCCTGAGCCACAACTCCAGCACATCTTGTCTACTTCCCTGCGGGAGCGTGGGTGTGGCAGTAGCGGGGCTTGTAGCTAGGCTCTCTCTCACTGGGGTCTGCCTCTCAGTGGTTGGGTCCCGATGGTGGAGCACATGAAGAGAATGCAGGTGGCGTTGCTGTCTTTAGGTCTGGGGTAACATCTCTGTGCCTTCTCCCATCCAAGCACAGTCTTGGGTGAGTGGAAGTCCTTTAagccgtttttgtttttttgttttttgtttttttgttttttttttgccttagtCTGGGTGAAATCAGGGCTGAGATGGTCACCCCTGGCTTGCCCCCCCCTTTCTCCGTCACTCTTGCAgatctgtctctccccatatccCGCTCAGTTCCTCTTGTTCACCAATGGCCTGCCTCTCTCCTTTTATTTCGGTCTCAGCCCGGAGAATCGCTAAGTCACCCTGACATTTCAGGGCTGCTCTGGGTCTCAGACCTTTCCCCTCTTCTGAGCTCGGGGTTGCCTTTGTCCTAAGTATTATGTGGCTATTCAGGAGTACCAGAACGCTTCCTTTATACTATAAGGCTTACAGGTTTTGC
The DNA window shown above is from Mus pahari chromosome 3, PAHARI_EIJ_v1.1, whole genome shotgun sequence and carries:
- the Oxt gene encoding oxytocin-neurophysin 1 → MACPSLACCLLGLLALTSACYIQNCPLGGKRAVLDLDMRKCLPCGPGGKGRCFGPSICCADELGCFVGTAEALRCQEENYLPSPCQSGQKPCGSGGRCATAGICCSPDGCRTDPACDPESAFSER